One genomic region from Helicobacter jaachi encodes:
- a CDS encoding type II toxin-antitoxin system YafQ family toxin has translation MYNLETTKRFDKQYKKLSAKDKEQTLKIIEKLLAGERLEPRYKDHKLQGIYKDFRECHIKPDLLLIYQKHEDILVLACIALGSHSDLF, from the coding sequence ATGTATAACCTTGAGACTACTAAGCGGTTTGATAAACAATACAAGAAGTTGTCTGCCAAAGACAAAGAGCAAACACTCAAAATAATAGAAAAACTGCTTGCAGGAGAGAGACTAGAGCCGCGATACAAAGACCATAAACTACAAGGCATATATAAAGACTTTCGAGAGTGCCACATAAAGCCCGATTTGCTTTTAATCTATCAAAAACACGAAGACATCTTAGTGCTAGCCTGCATCGCATTAGGCAGTCATAGCGACCTATTTTAG
- a CDS encoding Crp/Fnr family transcriptional regulator translates to MQELFQTLSQIGRKRHYSAGQILFFEGQEARYLFLLLKGKVRLYKSKEDIHQTTQRTIHTLSAPEFIAEMPFFMQLSYPANAECIEDCEIISISFESFHAHCLQDNQICLLFIASLCQKVRILESHIAQSNQNLQSRLLHYLNTHAHKLATLSQRHIAKELSISPESLSRALKMLKNQGKITTHKGKISLLDS, encoded by the coding sequence ATGCAAGAGCTATTCCAAACACTAAGCCAAATCGGGCGCAAGCGCCACTATAGCGCGGGGCAGATTCTATTCTTTGAAGGGCAGGAGGCGAGATATTTGTTTTTACTCCTTAAGGGCAAAGTGCGCCTGTATAAAAGCAAAGAAGACATTCATCAAACTACCCAACGCACTATCCACACGCTTAGCGCGCCTGAATTTATCGCCGAAATGCCCTTTTTTATGCAGCTCTCATACCCTGCAAATGCCGAATGTATCGAGGATTGTGAGATTATTAGCATAAGTTTTGAAAGCTTTCACGCACATTGCCTGCAGGATAATCAAATATGCTTGCTATTTATCGCTTCACTCTGCCAGAAAGTGCGCATTTTAGAATCTCACATCGCCCAATCTAATCAAAATCTACAATCGCGCCTTTTGCATTACCTCAACACGCACGCACACAAGCTTGCCACGCTTAGCCAACGCCACATCGCAAAGGAGCTAAGCATTAGCCCAGAATCGCTATCACGCGCGCTTAAAATGCTTAAAAATCAAGGCAAAATCACCACGCACAAGGGCAAAATTAGTCTGCTAGATTCATGA
- a CDS encoding copper resistance protein CopD gives MEALYPYFLTIHLICAIIFLGYIFTDVVLLSPLRRLLGDEAADRIFSIIMRRGVKIMPICVLLLVITGGAMISRYIGSSQGFFETHLQMLLVIKVGLALCIVAMVITSLVCKFLGVRNPIGGIIHPAVLVLGFCIVILAKLAFYL, from the coding sequence ATGGAGGCTTTATATCCATATTTTTTAACAATTCACTTAATATGCGCCATTATATTTTTGGGCTATATTTTTACCGATGTAGTCTTGCTTTCTCCACTAAGGAGGCTGCTTGGCGATGAGGCAGCGGATAGAATCTTTAGCATTATTATGAGACGGGGCGTAAAAATTATGCCCATATGTGTGTTGTTATTAGTTATCACAGGTGGCGCGATGATAAGCCGCTACATAGGCAGCTCGCAGGGATTTTTTGAGACACATTTGCAAATGCTGCTTGTGATTAAAGTGGGCTTAGCGCTCTGCATTGTGGCGATGGTTATCACTTCGCTTGTGTGCAAATTTTTAGGTGTAAGAAACCCTATCGGTGGTATCATTCACCCTGCAGTTTTGGTGCTTGGATTTTGCATCGTAATCCTTGCAAAACTCGCATTTTATCTCTAA
- a CDS encoding group III truncated hemoglobin: MKHKDIDMDSIRRLMDIFYGKIRADKTGLGDIFNNKIGTSEEEWSAHKAKIASFWQGMLLSSGDYNGQPLKAHLELPPFPREFFATWLKLFEESLKEVYESDEPVAIILHRAQMIAQRFQYMIYESGYNH, from the coding sequence ATGAAGCATAAAGACATTGATATGGATTCTATCCGCAGGCTTATGGATATTTTCTATGGCAAGATACGCGCGGATAAAACAGGGCTAGGCGATATTTTTAATAATAAAATTGGCACAAGCGAGGAGGAGTGGAGCGCGCATAAGGCAAAGATTGCAAGCTTTTGGCAGGGTATGCTCTTAAGTAGCGGGGATTATAATGGACAGCCGCTCAAGGCGCATTTGGAGTTGCCACCATTTCCGCGCGAATTTTTTGCCACTTGGCTCAAACTTTTTGAGGAGAGTTTGAAAGAAGTGTATGAGAGCGATGAGCCTGTGGCGATTATCCTGCACCGCGCACAGATGATAGCCCAACGATTTCAATATATGATTTATGAGAGCGGGTATAATCATTAA
- a CDS encoding DUF4105 domain-containing protein: protein MACVFAQDIQENIHYAALDSIKANSTAPDSNALDSHALDSINTESADSPNVSPTQADSITPAQMQAIEHLLQQARELHLADTKEWKDLLHIDKNTSEIISPYFFLTPHFADSKHLAQDELEASIRAFYQPVSEIVVPQAIIDKRKVVIEEYKKYDIKLPTRSIEPQDYHALCRFPARFAYLSKHLDFTHLPKLDCAEFKAMLNYIAPTKASMIFPSAHINSPASMFGHTFLLLDSVFQSRLLAFAINYQADADQSQENAFIFAFKGLFGFYTGSYDILPYYNKIKEYSNTEARDMWEYELNFNRDEIMQLYKHMWELSDGFSSYYFFHRNCSYNVLWLLEVARPSLKLRHEFIYQVNPPETIFALQRANLITNFTYRPSKRTKLYAYEKLMSFKEVSMAKKLANTALDSVQMAQMLDNPAFNTQSKQYILESAMELSEYRFIKGKLEKDTYTHIAHELASMRSKLGASTPVPIKEPANILEGNRSLRITPLVLNNAQGTHPALDFRITFHDITDNDIGYLKGSQIEFMRALGFYDTSTHDFKGAKIYELNILSIASIAPMGKFFKPFSYRLETGFNRTFNDTSLHYFAAFGGGLSLDFGDIAYAYYMLEPTFFVNMHKGDFALSSVLGIVASNNARLKFTAEYKFRAYSPTHFNHLLDTTFSINLKQNLALLVRVNLLNNNVRASDLHPTSMLGIRLYF, encoded by the coding sequence TTGGCTTGTGTTTTTGCGCAAGATATTCAGGAAAATATTCATTATGCGGCACTAGATTCTATAAAAGCAAATTCCACTGCCCCAGATTCTAACGCTTTAGATTCTCATGCGCTAGATTCTATAAATACAGAATCTGCAGACTCTCCAAATGTATCACCCACTCAAGCAGATTCTATAACTCCAGCGCAAATGCAAGCCATTGAGCATTTGCTGCAGCAGGCGCGAGAATTGCATTTAGCAGACACAAAAGAGTGGAAAGATTTATTACACATCGATAAAAATACAAGCGAAATTATTTCACCCTACTTTTTTCTTACGCCGCACTTTGCAGATTCTAAGCACCTAGCCCAAGATGAGCTTGAGGCAAGCATTAGGGCATTTTATCAGCCTGTAAGTGAAATAGTCGTGCCTCAAGCCATTATTGATAAGCGCAAAGTAGTGATTGAGGAGTATAAAAAATATGATATAAAGCTCCCCACGCGTTCCATTGAGCCACAAGATTATCACGCGCTATGCCGCTTCCCCGCACGATTTGCCTATCTCTCAAAGCATTTAGATTTTACGCATTTGCCCAAACTAGATTGCGCAGAATTTAAAGCTATGCTAAATTATATCGCGCCCACAAAGGCGAGCATGATTTTCCCTTCAGCGCATATTAATTCGCCCGCCTCGATGTTTGGACATACATTTTTGCTGCTAGATTCTGTATTTCAATCCCGCCTACTCGCCTTTGCAATAAATTATCAAGCCGATGCCGACCAGAGCCAAGAAAATGCCTTTATTTTCGCATTTAAGGGACTTTTTGGATTCTATACAGGGAGCTATGACATACTGCCCTATTATAATAAAATCAAAGAATACTCAAACACCGAAGCACGCGATATGTGGGAGTATGAGCTTAATTTTAATCGTGATGAGATTATGCAGCTCTATAAACATATGTGGGAGCTAAGCGATGGCTTTAGCTCATATTATTTTTTCCATAGAAACTGCTCATATAATGTGCTGTGGCTGCTTGAAGTCGCGCGCCCTAGCCTAAAATTACGCCATGAGTTTATCTATCAAGTTAATCCGCCAGAGACCATTTTTGCCCTGCAGCGCGCTAATCTCATCACAAACTTTACCTATCGCCCAAGTAAGCGCACCAAGCTTTATGCGTATGAAAAATTAATGAGCTTTAAAGAAGTAAGCATGGCAAAAAAGCTTGCCAATACCGCGCTAGATTCTGTGCAAATGGCGCAAATGCTTGATAATCCCGCGTTTAACACACAAAGCAAGCAATATATTTTAGAATCTGCTATGGAATTAAGCGAATATCGCTTCATTAAGGGCAAGCTAGAAAAAGACACTTACACGCATATTGCCCACGAGCTTGCCTCTATGCGCTCAAAGCTAGGTGCAAGCACGCCTGTGCCAATTAAAGAGCCTGCTAATATTTTGGAGGGTAATCGCAGTTTGAGAATAACGCCCCTTGTGCTAAATAACGCGCAAGGCACGCACCCAGCGCTTGATTTTCGTATCACTTTCCATGATATTACCGATAATGACATAGGTTATCTCAAAGGCTCGCAAATTGAGTTTATGCGCGCGCTAGGCTTTTATGATACTAGCACGCATGATTTTAAAGGCGCAAAGATTTATGAGCTAAATATTTTATCCATTGCCTCAATAGCGCCTATGGGCAAATTTTTTAAACCCTTTTCCTATCGTTTAGAAACGGGCTTTAACCGCACTTTTAATGACACATCTTTGCATTATTTTGCAGCATTTGGCGGAGGATTATCGCTTGATTTTGGCGATATTGCCTATGCGTATTATATGCTTGAGCCGACATTTTTTGTCAATATGCATAAGGGCGATTTTGCGCTTTCTTCGGTGCTTGGCATAGTGGCATCAAATAATGCACGCCTTAAATTTACTGCCGAATATAAATTTAGAGCTTATAGCCCAACGCACTTTAACCACCTACTTGACACTACTTTTAGCATTAATCTCAAACAGAATCTCGCCCTGCTTGTTAGAGTAAATTTGCTTAATAACAATGTGCGCGCTAGTGATTTGCACCCCACAAGTATGCTAGGTATAAGGCTATATTTTTAG
- a CDS encoding DUF3015 family protein — MKKILVSLALSSSLVSGVFAAANTNTGCGLGSYLIDKQGLIWNLLQVTTNSTSWNQTFGITSGTLGCKSGSIAMDSRTQEFVAANMDSLSQEIAQGKGEHLDTLVELLNVTEKEAFKVALQENYNKLYASKNAQSADVLDGAASL; from the coding sequence ATGAAAAAAATTCTTGTTAGCTTGGCTCTTAGCTCAAGTTTGGTAAGCGGTGTTTTTGCTGCGGCAAACACTAACACAGGTTGCGGTCTTGGTTCATACCTTATCGACAAGCAAGGTCTTATTTGGAATCTATTGCAAGTAACTACAAACAGCACTTCTTGGAACCAAACATTTGGTATCACTTCAGGAACACTTGGCTGTAAAAGTGGCTCAATCGCTATGGATAGCCGCACACAAGAGTTTGTAGCTGCAAATATGGACTCTCTTTCTCAAGAAATCGCACAAGGTAAAGGCGAGCATCTTGATACACTTGTAGAGCTTTTGAATGTAACAGAAAAAGAAGCATTTAAAGTAGCACTACAAGAAAACTACAACAAACTCTATGCAAGCAAAAATGCTCAAAGCGCAGATGTGCTTGATGGAGCTGCTTCTTTATAA
- a CDS encoding carbon-nitrogen hydrolase translates to MNTPSHIKVALLQQAYKGSREAMIESSARMIKEAADSDAQLVALQELHTREYFCQSENSRFFDYASDFDADRAFFSALAKKHSIVLLTSLFEKRTAGIYHNTALVFEKDGSLAGKYRKMHIPDDPQFYEKFYFTPGDLGFEPICTSLGKLGVLICWDQWYPEAARIMALKGAQMLIYPTAIGWFDEDSIEEKARQKQAWIAVQRGHSIANGLPTLAINRVGFEKDISGVGSGIRFWGSSFAFGAQGELLAQASEEAEEILYAHIDLARSEEVRRMWPFLRDRRIESYDEILKRFCD, encoded by the coding sequence ATGAATACCCCCTCACACATTAAAGTCGCGCTTTTGCAGCAGGCATACAAAGGCAGTAGAGAAGCGATGATAGAATCTAGCGCGCGTATGATTAAAGAGGCTGCAGATTCTGACGCGCAGCTTGTCGCACTGCAAGAACTGCACACGCGTGAATATTTTTGCCAAAGTGAAAATTCACGCTTTTTTGACTATGCTAGCGATTTTGACGCAGATAGAGCCTTTTTTAGCGCGCTGGCAAAAAAACACTCCATTGTGCTGCTCACTTCACTTTTTGAAAAGCGCACAGCAGGCATTTATCACAATACCGCCCTTGTGTTTGAAAAAGATGGCTCACTTGCTGGCAAATATCGCAAAATGCACATTCCTGATGACCCACAATTTTATGAAAAATTCTATTTTACTCCGGGCGATTTGGGCTTTGAGCCTATTTGCACGAGTCTAGGCAAGCTTGGCGTGCTTATCTGCTGGGACCAATGGTATCCTGAAGCGGCGCGCATAATGGCGCTAAAAGGTGCGCAAATGCTCATTTATCCCACAGCCATTGGGTGGTTTGATGAGGATAGTATAGAGGAGAAAGCAAGGCAAAAGCAAGCGTGGATTGCCGTGCAAAGGGGGCATAGCATTGCTAATGGCTTACCTACTTTAGCCATTAATCGCGTAGGTTTTGAAAAAGATATAAGCGGTGTGGGCAGCGGAATACGCTTTTGGGGTTCAAGCTTTGCCTTTGGTGCGCAAGGCGAACTTTTAGCGCAAGCTAGTGAGGAGGCAGAGGAGATTTTATATGCGCATATTGATTTAGCGCGCAGCGAGGAGGTGCGCCGTATGTGGCCATTTTTGCGCGATAGACGCATAGAATCTTATGATGAAATACTTAAACGCTTTTGTGATTAA
- a CDS encoding ThiF family adenylyltransferase, whose translation MSEVIDRFTRSRIIFGAHFEHLQSKSVVLFGVGGVGSFALDCLYRSGVQNITIVDKDYFDVTNQNRQIGAEHVGESKVHVLADMYKGVKPINERVNEEFLHTFDIMTFDYIIDAIDDINAKVQIAQIAANKPFGKYLVSTGSAKKLSPLNIRVDNIWKSYGDKFARKLRDNLKKARVKKPFKAVFSPEVPRCKPLGSFSAVTASFGLTIASEIVQDILKED comes from the coding sequence ATGAGTGAAGTAATTGATAGATTCACACGCTCGCGCATTATTTTTGGCGCGCATTTTGAGCATTTGCAAAGTAAAAGCGTGGTGTTGTTTGGCGTTGGTGGCGTGGGGAGCTTTGCACTAGATTGCCTCTATCGCAGTGGCGTGCAGAATATCACCATTGTGGATAAAGATTACTTTGATGTAACTAACCAAAACCGACAAATCGGCGCAGAGCATGTGGGAGAATCTAAAGTGCATGTATTAGCCGATATGTATAAGGGCGTAAAGCCCATAAATGAGCGCGTAAATGAGGAATTTCTCCATACCTTTGATATTATGACTTTTGATTATATAATTGATGCCATTGATGATATAAATGCTAAAGTGCAAATCGCGCAAATTGCTGCAAATAAGCCATTTGGCAAGTATCTTGTCTCCACAGGTAGCGCAAAAAAATTAAGCCCCCTAAATATTCGCGTGGATAATATTTGGAAAAGCTATGGGGATAAATTCGCGCGCAAATTGCGTGATAATCTCAAAAAAGCAAGGGTAAAAAAGCCTTTCAAAGCCGTCTTTAGCCCTGAAGTGCCACGCTGCAAGCCACTAGGCAGCTTTAGCGCTGTAACGGCGAGCTTTGGGCTAACCATTGCAAGTGAGATAGTTCAAGATATACTCAAGGAGGATTAA
- the surE gene encoding 5'/3'-nucleotidase SurE, giving the protein MKKILLTNDDGFESSGLLALREALSDIAHIMIVAPASEKSACAHGLTLTRPLSFVRLDDDFYKLDDGTPSDCVYLALNTLYKDFKPDLVVSGINLGSNMGEDITYSGTCAGAMEACIQGVPSLAISQIMDDRNRTKHCDFSLAKQAIKDIITMIFEKGYPLGERKFLNINIPPITPQECKGYKITQMGYRIYADEAHLHRNPRGQEYYWLGLHPLQWEERKDTLYANGSDFKATFEHYVSITPIKLDMTSYEDNANLCSWIDK; this is encoded by the coding sequence ATGAAAAAAATTCTACTTACTAATGATGATGGCTTTGAATCTAGCGGCTTACTCGCGCTAAGAGAGGCTTTAAGCGATATAGCGCATATTATGATTGTAGCGCCTGCAAGCGAAAAATCCGCCTGCGCGCATGGGCTAACTCTCACACGCCCGCTAAGCTTTGTGCGGCTTGATGATGATTTTTATAAGCTTGATGATGGCACGCCTAGTGATTGCGTGTATTTGGCTCTAAACACGCTGTATAAGGATTTTAAGCCTGATTTGGTAGTATCTGGCATCAATTTAGGCTCAAATATGGGAGAGGATATTACTTATTCTGGCACTTGTGCAGGGGCTATGGAGGCGTGCATTCAGGGCGTTCCCTCACTAGCTATCTCACAAATTATGGACGATAGAAATCGCACAAAACATTGTGATTTTTCCCTTGCCAAACAAGCCATTAAAGACATTATTACAATGATTTTTGAAAAAGGCTATCCGCTAGGGGAGCGCAAATTTCTTAATATCAATATCCCGCCCATTACCCCGCAGGAATGCAAAGGATACAAAATCACGCAAATGGGTTATAGAATCTATGCCGATGAAGCACACCTGCATCGCAATCCACGCGGGCAAGAATACTACTGGCTAGGCTTGCACCCGCTGCAATGGGAGGAGCGCAAAGATACGCTATATGCCAATGGCTCGGATTTTAAAGCGACATTTGAACATTATGTGTCCATTACGCCAATTAAGCTTGATATGACAAGCTATGAGGATAATGCCAATCTCTGCTCGTGGATAGATAAATGA
- a CDS encoding polyprenyl synthetase family protein, producing the protein MQQNIFEILKDFELFLIEQAPRIPSFHLEYEVALWEMMKNGGKRFRPALLFCVTNALAPQMIKNAYLPALAIECIHTYSLIHDDLPCMDNASLRRGHATLHTKYGEMLALLVGDGLNTYAFALLTEARLDAQTKLALIHALALNAGIGGMVLGQVLDCAFEDTKLSLEQLQIIHTNKTAKLIATALEFGAIIANADSKLTAALYAFGLELGIYFQLRDDIIDVCLDTKQAGKTTHNDAHKNSYVNLLGLEGAQKEFTRKKQELLDKIHHFEAPLCENFTALLQDYFKDIV; encoded by the coding sequence ATGCAGCAAAATATTTTTGAGATTCTAAAAGATTTTGAGTTATTTCTCATTGAGCAAGCGCCGCGCATTCCAAGCTTTCATTTAGAATATGAAGTGGCTTTGTGGGAGATGATGAAAAATGGTGGCAAGCGCTTCCGCCCTGCCCTGCTCTTTTGCGTAACTAACGCCCTCGCGCCGCAAATGATTAAAAATGCCTATCTTCCCGCACTTGCCATTGAGTGTATTCATACTTATTCGCTTATCCACGATGATTTGCCCTGTATGGATAATGCCTCTCTTAGGCGCGGGCATGCCACTTTGCACACAAAGTATGGGGAGATGCTTGCTCTGCTTGTAGGCGATGGGCTAAATACCTACGCCTTTGCCTTACTTACGGAAGCAAGGCTAGATGCGCAAACAAAACTCGCGCTCATACATGCCCTAGCTCTTAATGCGGGCATTGGCGGTATGGTGCTAGGGCAGGTGCTTGATTGTGCGTTTGAGGATACAAAGCTTTCCCTTGAGCAACTCCAAATCATTCACACAAACAAAACTGCCAAACTTATCGCCACCGCGCTAGAATTTGGCGCTATTATTGCAAATGCAGATTCTAAACTCACTGCTGCGTTGTATGCCTTTGGCTTAGAGCTTGGCATTTATTTTCAATTGCGTGATGATATTATTGATGTGTGCCTTGATACTAAGCAGGCGGGCAAAACTACGCATAATGACGCGCATAAAAATAGCTATGTAAATCTGCTTGGCTTAGAGGGCGCGCAAAAAGAATTTACACGCAAAAAACAAGAGCTTTTGGATAAAATTCATCACTTTGAAGCTCCGCTTTGTGAAAATTTCACTGCACTTTTGCAAGATTATTTTAAGGATATTGTATGA
- a CDS encoding DUF7488 domain-containing protein, with the protein MDKHTLVFFRICFIFLASLACLRAYDYSHCIKYFKAASTPVGSSYAISLKNGAQQSHILFSLEPPQHVKILKADRFIGLYLIALPRTKQSYELLTLDSRTLNDKNLAFISASPKVHVGHITKRQNGFLNYAHFSAPTQVNGVLGNICYQIYGLGVGNGKFIEKKYIDRFLAQKSPYYGDLGIRLESSKAIVSTIDPFMPNNPFEPSDELLSINGTKVLNSGQAEWIISNLKKDSLAKVTLKRKGKILTLSVRVSQRYGGFLLKETFLERFGINIDENMTIVSINPAMAGRFSQLRAGDRILWINKEPIITSQTTSAHKRFERLKWLLSQSRFDERFEGKMQLLIMRDNLEIFIKV; encoded by the coding sequence ATGGATAAGCATACTTTAGTATTTTTTAGAATCTGCTTTATTTTTCTTGCCTCTTTGGCGTGTTTGCGCGCGTATGACTATTCGCATTGTATTAAATATTTTAAAGCAGCTAGCACGCCTGTTGGCTCAAGCTATGCCATTAGCCTAAAAAATGGCGCGCAGCAAAGCCATATCTTATTTTCACTAGAGCCACCTCAACATGTAAAAATCCTAAAAGCCGATAGATTTATTGGACTCTACCTTATCGCCCTGCCCCGCACAAAGCAAAGCTATGAGCTGCTCACGCTAGATTCTCGCACATTAAATGATAAAAATTTAGCCTTCATTTCAGCTAGCCCAAAAGTGCATGTAGGGCATATCACTAAGCGACAAAATGGCTTTCTTAATTATGCACACTTTTCAGCGCCCACGCAAGTTAATGGCGTGCTAGGCAATATCTGCTATCAGATTTATGGCTTAGGCGTGGGCAATGGCAAATTTATAGAAAAAAAATATATTGATAGATTTCTTGCGCAAAAGTCCCCATACTATGGTGATTTGGGCATTCGTTTAGAATCTAGCAAGGCTATTGTTAGCACTATTGACCCCTTTATGCCAAATAATCCCTTTGAGCCTAGCGATGAATTGCTCTCCATTAATGGCACAAAAGTCCTAAACAGCGGGCAAGCCGAATGGATTATCAGCAATCTTAAAAAAGATTCTCTAGCTAAAGTAACGCTTAAACGCAAAGGTAAGATTCTCACTCTTAGCGTGCGTGTAAGCCAAAGATATGGAGGCTTTTTGCTAAAAGAGACATTTTTGGAGCGTTTTGGCATTAATATTGATGAAAATATGACCATTGTGTCTATTAATCCCGCTATGGCTGGGCGTTTTAGCCAATTACGCGCGGGCGATAGAATCTTATGGATAAATAAAGAGCCAATTATCACGTCTCAAACCACTAGCGCGCATAAACGCTTTGAAAGGCTTAAATGGCTGCTTTCACAATCTCGTTTTGATGAGCGATTTGAGGGCAAAATGCAGCTTTTAATTATGCGCGATAATCTTGAGATTTTCATCAAAGTGTAA
- a CDS encoding YbaB/EbfC family nucleoid-associated protein, giving the protein MFDTNQFGAMLGSMQDSIKELEEQNKQTTLTAKSGGGLVSVSCNGNGEITDIDIDQSLLADRESLQILLISALNDLRKSVEDNRQSSALNLLSGLGGGLNIFGGKPNG; this is encoded by the coding sequence ATGTTTGACACAAATCAGTTTGGAGCGATGCTAGGCTCGATGCAAGATTCTATAAAAGAGCTAGAGGAGCAAAATAAGCAAACTACCCTTACAGCTAAAAGTGGCGGCGGGCTAGTGAGTGTGAGCTGTAATGGTAATGGAGAAATTACTGATATTGACATCGACCAAAGTTTGCTAGCAGATAGAGAATCTCTGCAGATTCTGCTTATAAGCGCGCTCAATGATTTGCGCAAAAGCGTGGAGGATAATCGACAATCAAGCGCACTTAATTTGCTTAGCGGACTTGGTGGGGGCTTAAATATCTTTGGTGGAAAGCCAAATGGATAA
- the panD gene encoding aspartate 1-decarboxylase: MQFEMLYSKIHRARVSDANLNYIGSITIDKELAQSANIPAGMKVEIVNINNGERFSTYVIYGDKKGEICLNGAAARKVQVGDIIIIIAYATYTQDELKNYQPTIVQVGEHNQILSISNDI, translated from the coding sequence ATGCAATTTGAAATGCTCTATTCCAAAATCCACCGCGCCCGCGTGAGCGATGCTAATCTCAACTACATCGGCTCAATCACTATTGACAAAGAGCTTGCCCAAAGCGCAAATATCCCCGCAGGTATGAAAGTAGAAATTGTCAATATCAACAATGGTGAGCGCTTTAGCACCTATGTGATTTATGGCGACAAAAAGGGAGAGATTTGCTTAAATGGTGCTGCGGCGCGTAAAGTGCAGGTGGGTGATATTATCATCATTATTGCCTATGCGACATATACACAAGATGAGCTTAAAAACTATCAACCAACTATCGTGCAGGTGGGCGAACATAATCAGATTCTATCAATCAGTAATGACATATAG